The proteins below are encoded in one region of Verrucomicrobiia bacterium:
- a CDS encoding prepilin-type N-terminal cleavage/methylation domain-containing protein, whose translation MTPSIQTRPVSRTLPGFTLIELLVVIAIIAILAAMLLPALSVARNKAWRVQCASQMRQLGLGFSLFVSDKEDRYPPAGYGNASNNGQLAWDTWIYHYIGGVAPNSAIDTGLTPTAYSPKIEKCPADRIPTSPSDPQWGWVDFGLRRTYAMNSVGPNWSADWQVDPKNGAYPLPDLSIPGRHGVGIYWQDGRTPDWDARGYRSSVVIDPTGTILLAEEPNIQNVVGNIWPCICNGPQFPGTGSPDLFQVDPSPDAKNFGNNEYGIHSHRFNYLFHDNHVEALRIEQTVGSGTLIAPKGMWTVKPGE comes from the coding sequence ATGACCCCTTCAATCCAAACCCGACCGGTGTCGCGAACGCTCCCCGGCTTCACCTTAATCGAGCTTCTGGTCGTTATCGCGATTATCGCCATTCTAGCGGCAATGCTCTTGCCTGCGCTCAGCGTGGCCCGCAACAAAGCCTGGCGCGTCCAATGCGCGTCGCAAATGCGCCAACTGGGTTTGGGGTTCAGCCTGTTTGTGAGCGACAAGGAGGATCGATACCCTCCCGCCGGATACGGCAATGCATCCAATAATGGCCAGCTTGCCTGGGACACCTGGATCTATCACTACATCGGCGGTGTGGCTCCCAATAGCGCTATCGACACCGGCCTGACTCCCACCGCTTACAGCCCAAAAATCGAAAAATGTCCCGCCGACCGCATCCCCACCTCGCCCAGCGATCCACAGTGGGGCTGGGTGGACTTTGGGCTGCGGCGGACTTACGCCATGAACAGCGTTGGCCCGAATTGGTCCGCCGATTGGCAAGTGGATCCTAAAAACGGCGCCTATCCCTTGCCGGATCTTTCGATCCCCGGACGGCATGGGGTAGGTATTTATTGGCAGGATGGGCGCACGCCTGACTGGGATGCGCGCGGCTACCGCAGTTCGGTCGTAATAGATCCCACGGGTACGATTCTTCTGGCCGAAGAGCCCAACATCCAGAATGTCGTCGGCAATATCTGGCCCTGTATTTGCAACGGCCCGCAATTCCCCGGCACCGGCTCACCCGATCTCTTCCAGGTCGATCCGAGCCCGGACGCCAAAAACTTCGGCAATAACGAGTATGGGATCCACAGCCACCGTTTCAATTACCTGTTCCATGATAATCATGTCGAGGCGCTGCGAATCGAGCAAACCGTCGGTTCAGGAACCCTCATCGCTCCGAAAGGGATGTGGACCGTCAAACCGGGCGAGTGA